In Dehalogenimonas sp. THU2, the sequence CACCAATGTACCGGTCAAACCGACGTTTGACTGGGCTGACGTCCCCGGTGCCGTCTCCTACGAAGTCTGGGTTGACACCAAGGCTGACTTCAGCACCGCCGTCAAGGCCACCACCCCGATCTCGGCTTACGCCTGGACCGGCGCTAACCTGGCCAACAACACCTCCTACTACTGGCAGGTACGCGCGGTAACTGGTTCCGGTACATCCGGATGGGTAACAAGCGTGTTCACTACTGAACTGGCTGCGCCTCCTGTGGTCACCGTGACCCAGCCAGCCCCCACTCAGACGAACATCACCCTGACCGTTCCCGCGACTGAGACCCCCAGCTACATCTGGATCATCGTCGGCATCGGCGCACTGCTGACCGTCCTGGTGATCGTGCTCATCGTCCGCACCCGCCGCGTAGTCTAACTCGTTAGACTAAACAGCAACGGATAACCAGAAGGCCCCCCGGGCAACCGGGGGGCCTTCTCTATTTTCCCCCCCACGTCATTGCGAGGCCTGTCCTGTGCTTGTCGAAGGGCTCCCGGCGAAGCGGTCTTGGTTTCTGGTTTTGACAATTAAGCCTTGGATAATGGATATTGTTCTAAGACGTTAGATATGAGGGATTGGATAATTCATGTCAACCGGTTACGTCCATCATCCCGCTTTCCTCACCCACGACGCCGGCCCTTCCCACCCGGAATCCCCGGATCGCCTGCGCGCGATAATGGGGCGCCTTGGAAGCGGCGGCATAGCTGACCGCCTGACATCCGTCGAGGCACGCCCCGCCACTCGTCTGGAACTTCTGGCCGTCCACGACGATACCTACCTGGAAGAATTGGAGAAAATGGCTGGTCAGGGCGGCGGATGGCTGGACGCGGATACGCACGTCTCGCCGGGGTCCTGGAAGGCAGCGTTATATGCTGCGGGAGGCTCTGTGGCGGCTGTAGAGGCGGTCATGGAGGGCAGGGTGTCTCATTGCATGGTATTGGCCCGCCCGCCCGGCCATCATGCCTTCAGAAATCGAGGCTCGGGTTTCTGTCTGTTGAACAACGTCGCCATCGCCGCCACCGCAGCGCGGCGAAAATACGGCCTCAACCGCGTCGCTATCATCGACTTTGACGTCCACCACGGCAACGGCACACAGGCCATCTTTGAAGGCGACCACGGCGCGTACTACGTTTCGACCCACCAGTACCCGCATTACCCGGGGACAGGGGGATTGGGGGGAGTTGATAGTTACCAGTTTCCACTTTCTAATCAATCGGAACGATCAACTATGAACTATAAACTATCAACCCCGCTAAACATCCCCCTGCCGTCCGCCTGCGGCGATAAGGAATATCTGCGAGTCTTCGACGAGATCATCCTGCCCGCCGTCCGCCGCTTCAATCCGGGCCTGATCCTCGTCTCCGCCGGCTACGACGGCCACTGGGCGGACCCTCTGGCGGGCATGAACCTGCCCGTCTCCGGCTTCGCTGCGATGGTCGGGAGGATCAAAAACCTGGCGGAAGACCTCTGTGGTGGCCGCCTGGTCTTATGCCTGGAAGGCGGCTACCACCTGGAAGCCCTGGCCGCGTCCGTCGCCGCCACCTTCCAAATCCTCCTCGGCGATTCCCAAATCGACGACCCACTCGACCCGCCCCCGGACAGGTTGAAGGCATCACCCGACATATCGACTCTCATCGCGGATCTGAAGAATATCCACTACCTCTAACTTCCAACCTCCCTCTCCCTTGATGGGAGAGGGAATGAGGGTGAGGGTGAAGGGGCGGAGGGTGCGTTTGGAGATTTAGGTTTGGAATTTGGAATCTATTTTGGATTTAGAAATTAGATATTAGGATTTCACCCGTCGCGTCTTTCCCCACACTCCATCTCGCACTCATCGCACTCCTCATCACAGGGCTCCACGTGCAGCGTGATCTCCAGCCGCGGCAGGCGCTCCCTGAGGTCAGCCTCCAGGTGGTCGCACATCCGGTGGGCTTCTTCGACGGAGGCGGCGCGCGGCATCACCAGGTGCAGTTCGGCGAAGCGCTGGGCGCCGGCCTTGCGGGTGCGCAGGCTGTGGAACCCGGTCAGTTGCGCCCGGTGCTCTCGCAGCACGTCGGCGATGAGCTTTTCCTCACCGTCGGGCAGTCCCGTATCGACGATGCCGCCGAAGGACTTTTTGAGGATGTCGTAGGCCGCCTTGATGATGATCAGGGCTACCGCCATGGCGATGATTGGGTCCAGGACGGTCAGGCCGGTGAATTGTACCAGCGCCAGGCCGGTTAGAACCCCCGCGGAGGTCATAACGTCAGTCCGCAGGTGCTGGGCGTCGGCCTCCAGGGCGACAGAATCGGTGGCTTTGGCGATCTTGAAGAGGTGGCGGCTGACCAGCGTGTTGGCGATGACGGAAACCAGCATCACGGCGATGCCCCAGCCCAGCAGTTCGACCTCGGCGCCGTGGAGAATCCGCTTGACCGCCTCGTAGATGATCCAGATCGCGGCCACAAAGATCAGCACGGCCTCGACAGTGCCGGAGACGTTCTCCCACTTGCCGTGACCGAAAGGGTGCTCCCGGTCGGCGGGTTTGTCGGCGGCACGTACACCGAAGAAGGCAATGATGGCGGCCACCAGGTCCAGCGCGGAGTGGATGGCCTCTGCCAGCACGCTGACCGCGCCGGTCAAGAGCCCCACCGTCACCTTGAGGACGATGAGCAGGGTGTTGGAAGCTACCGAAAGTGACGCGGCGCGGGTTTTAGTGTTTACCATCAGCGATAATTCCTAAGCCTAAGCGCAAAATCTTGGATAAAAACACCCGGACCAGTTTTGATATTTGGACTTTGGAATTTGGATATCAGGAATCGGTGATTAAGATTTGGCCCCGATGCGTTTCTTGTCGAAATTGTCCCAGATAACCAGTATCGCCGGCGCGACAAAGACCGAATCATAGGTGCCCACTATGATGCCGATGAGCATGACCACCGCCAGGTTCTGGATGGTGGCGCCCACGAAGAGCATCAGCGCCAGCACCACGATGATGGTGGTCAGGGAGGTATTGATGGAACGGATCAGCGTTTCGGCCACGCTGCGGTTGACCACGCCCTCGAAGGTCGGGGCCACGCCGCGCAGGGCGTTCTCCCGGATCCGGTCGAAGACGACCACCGTGTTGTTGACGCTGTAACCGATGACCGCCAGGATGCCGATGATGAAGACCAGGTTGATCTCCCAGCCGAAGGCGGCGGCCAGCACGGCGTAGATGCCCAGTACGGCCACGACATCATGCAGCACCGCCACCACGGCGCCGGTGCCGTAGTGCAGCGGTTTGGGCATGCGACGGAAGGCGTAAGTCAGGTACAGCAGGATGCCCACGGAAGCCAGTCCCACGGCGATCAGGGCGATCCGGGAGGTCTGGCTGGCGATGATGGGATCCACGGATTCGAAGCTGCGTTCGGTCAGAGCGCCGAAAGCTGTTTCCAGCCCGTCCTCGAGGGTGTTTTTCTGAGCGTCGGTGATGGAAGGCAGGCGGATGATGAAATCCTCGCTGCCGGTCTCCTGGATGATGGCGGTGCCGTAACCCAGGTCTGAAAGCTCACTTCTGAGGTCGGAAAGCTCAGGGGCCGAGTCGAAAGCGACAGTCAGCAGCGAACCACTGGAAAAGTCGATACCGGATTTCAGTCCGAAGGCGCCCAGGAAAATGAGCGAGAGGACGATCAGCGCCCCGGAAAGACTGAGAAAAAGTTTACGTTTACCGATGATATTAGGCATTCTGGTCCCCTGTTTCGGTGGTGAATAGTTTGAGATTTTTAGCAGCTTTGGAGCCGATGAGCGCCCGGAGGAAGGTGCGGGTGATGAACATGGCGGTAAACATACTGGCCAGGACGCCGACACCCAGCGTCAGGGCGAAGCCCTGTACCGGGGCTCCGGCGGCTACGCTGCCGCCGACCCAGACAAGGATGGCGCAAACGATGAGGGTGGTGACGTTGGCGTCCCAGATAGCACTCCAGGCGCGGGAGAAACCGGCCTCGATGGCGGCGCCCACGGTGCGGCGGGCCCGGAGTTCCTCTTTCATCCGCTCGAAGATAAGCACGTTGGCGTCCACCGCCATGCCGATGGACAGGATGAAGCCGCCGATGCCGGCCAGCGTCAGCGTCACCGGCACCAGTTTATAGATGGCCAGTACCAGCACGACATACACCAGGAGGGCCACGCTGGCCATCAGGCCGGGCAGGCGGTAGAAGACGGTCATGAAGATCATCACCAGGATGATGCCGATAATGCCGGCCAGCAGGCTGAGATCCACGAAATCGGCGCCCAATATCGGGGAGACGGTATTCTCATAGATGACTTCCAGCGGCACCGGCAGGCGTCCGGCATTGAGCTGACGCGACAGGAGCTGGGCTTCGTTGGTGGACAGCCCGGTGATAACGCCGGAATCCGTGATGACGGTGTTGACGGTGGGGGCGATGGGGAGACCGTCGTCGCCGATGAGCGCCGTGTCGCCTTCGAAGATGCCTAGCCTGTCACCTACCAGGCGAGTGGTGACTGCCTCGGAAATGGCGGAGCCTTCACCGTTCCACTCGAAGTTGAGTTCGATGCCGCCGAACTGCCCGGTGGTGACGAAGGTGTTTTCGTTGAAATAGCTGGAATTGAGTTCCTTGACTACGCCGTCGATCTCGGCGGTGGCCGGTTTCCAGCGGCCCAGTTCGTTCACCCAGGTGGCCTCTTCATCAGCCCCGGCGATCTCACCGAAGACCAGCAGGGCGGTGGAGCCGATGCGCTGTTTCTGGGCATCGGACAGTTCCGTGCCCGGCAGTTCCACGACGATGCGGTTCTCTCCCTGGCGGGCGATATTGGGTTCGCTGACGCCCAGGGGGTTGACCCGGTTATTGATGACGCCCAGGATGCCCTCGATGGTGGCGTCCTTGTCCTCGTCGGCCACGCCGGACAGGTCGGCTTCGTAGACCAGGTGGATGCCGCCCTGTAGGTCGAGGCCGAGCTGAACAGGCTTGCCGAACAGGATGCCGTCGCCCATCGGCAGGACCACCAGCGCCGATAAAATCAGGAGCACCAGGATGGTGATAAGTCCGGGAAGATGTTTTTTCATTCTTTATTCCGAATCCAGATTAAAATCGATATTTTAGTTGGCCACAGTTTACCAGAAAATGGCGGTCTGAGCAGCCGCCGCGATTTCCTATCAGGTTAAAGTTTCGTTATCGTGTCGCCGCTCTCTGTTTAATTATTGTTAAGACCCGTTCGCCCCGCGTTCGATCAACCGGCGAGCGAACTCGATGGCTTCCTCCGGCGTGCTGATCTCCCCGGTGGCCTGCGCTTCTCCGGCGGCGGTGAGAATCGTCCCCATTTCAGGCCCCGGTCTCAAGCCGAGGCGTGATTGTAAATCGGTTCCGGTCAGGAGCCGCGGCGTCCGGGATTTTTCCAGTTGCCGACCGCGTTCGGCCAGAACATAGTTCACTATTGTAACATGTTCACGAAAGTTATCAAGCGACAGCGTCGGGCCGCGGGCGGCCAGGTGGTCGGCCAGGCTGAGATAAAGGGTGGCGACAGCCGCCTCGCCGGTGTCCCGCAGGTAGCGATAGACCGCCTTGGGGGTGGGTAAAATCGCTTCTGGACCCATCTGGTTCGGCCGCATGTGGGACTCCACCATGGCGGCGACGAATTTGGTTTCTTTTTGTGAAAATCGCAGCCGTTTCAGCATTTCCTGCGCCGTCACCGCGCCGCGGCCGGCGTGGCCGTAGAAGCGGACGCGGCCGTTGGGCGCCAGGACCTTGGTCTCCGGTTTGGCGATGTCATGGATGAGCGCGGCCAAACGGGTGAGGGCCAGCCGGGTGGTGCCGCCGTTCAGCGGGGATTCGAAATATGCGGCGGTCGATGCATCCCAGGGGATGATGCTTTTCGCTTCAGGCATAGCGTATGACCAGTCACCTCGTCGTAATACCCAGTCCAGAGAGGATACCGTTTTAAGCTGGTGACCCAGTACGTCCCAGGTGTGTTCTTTAGGTTGATCGACGCCTCGCGACGGCTCCAGTTCCGGGAATATCCGGGTCAGGAGGGAGAGCCGGTCAAGGTACTCGAATACGGCGCCCGTCGAGGGCAGGGAAAGCAGTCTCACCAGTTCTTCCCGGGTTCTTTCGCCGGCGACATTTGCGACCGATTCGGCGTCGGCGGTGATGGCAACCTCGGTGGCCGGTTCGATGGTAAATCGGAGTTCGGCGGCCAGTCTCACCGCCCGGAGTAGGCGTGCCGGGTCCTTTTGGAAAACATCGGGAGAGACGGCGCGGATGAGTCGCTTTTCCAGGTCTCGCATCCCACCCCTGGGATCTATTACCGGCAGTTCCCCTGTCGCGATGTCGAAATTTTCGAGCGGGCAGGCCAAAGCGTCGATGGTGAAGTCCCGCCGGGCGAGGTCCTCTTCCATAGTACCCCAGGCATCGCCGATATCCACCTGGCTGAAGGCGCCGCCGGCCGGGAGGGTGATGCGGAACATGCCGGCTCCCTCGTCCAGCGCGAAACAGGCGCTGCCGAGCTTGTCCGCCAGGTCGGTTATTAGGGAGGCGGTATCGCCGGATACGGCGACATCCAGATCGCACACCGGTAATTTGAGCAAAGTATCGCGGATGAATCCGCCGGCGATGAACGCCTTGACGCCTTTGGTATGAATCACCGCCGCAATGGCGGCAATGACAGCCCGCTGGCCGGGATCGTTTACGCTGATGAACGAGGGTGTTGTATCTGCCATGACGAATGCTCTAACTATACAAGCATCGGCGGGGTGGGGCAAGGGTCTTCGGATTAATTCACGTATTTCGTGTCTCTCCTTTTCGTAAAGAGCCTGTCCTGAGCGAAGTCGAAGGAGAGACTAAGAGGGATTTCGTCTCTGCCGTGCCCGCCAGGTTAAATCAGACTTAGTCCAGACCCAGTGGATCGACATCGATACCGATCCCCGCGGGGAGTCCGGCGGTTGAAAGGAATTCGGATACGCCGCAGCCTTTCACCATCACCTGCCAGCGGTAACGGCCGCCGCGCCGCGGCACGAAAGCTGGCGCCGGGCCGAGAAAATCGATGCCGGTCAGACCCCGGGCATCCCGCTCCAGGGTCAATTTATTTTTCAAGGTGGCGGCTACGGCGCGGCCTGTGCCTTCATCGACATGTTGAATCGTCAGCACGGCCAGTTCACCGAAAGGCGGGTAGCCCAGCGTTCGCCGGAATTTGATCTCCTGTTGAAAGAAACTCGGGTAGTCATGTTTGACGGCGGCGATGACGGCGTAATGCTCCGGCTGGTAGCTTTGCACCACCACCCGGCCGGGGAATTCGCCGCGCCCGGCCCGTCCGGCTACCTGGGCCAGCAACTGGAAAGTGCGTTCACCGGCGCGGAAATCCGGTAGATTGAGCGCCGTATCGGCGTTGATCACGCCCACGAGCCCGACCCGGGGCAGATCCAGCCCGCGCGCCACCACCTGGGTGCCGATAAGGATATCTGCCCGTCCGGCGCGGAAATCGTCGAAGATCTGGTATCCGGCATCCTTGCCGCGAGTGGCGTCGGAATCCCAGCGCAGGATACGGGCTTCCGGGAATTCCCGCTGTGTCTCCTCCTCCAGTTTCTGGGTACCCAGGCCCAGGTACTTGATGCGGCGGCTGTGGCATACCGGGCAGATCTCCGGCACCCGGTAACCGGCGTTGCAATGATGGCAGACCAGCCGCTTCTCAACCGGGTGATAACCCAGCGGCAGCAGGCAGTTGCGGCATTTGAGCACCTCGCCGCAATCACGGCACTGGATGAAGGTGGCGCCGCCGCGGCGGTTGTAAAACAGGATGACCTGTTCCCTGTTCCTGAGGGCATCCGTGATTTCAGCCCGCAGCTTACGGCTGAAGATGGAGAGGTTGCCGCTTTTAAGTTCTTCCCGGAGATCGATCAGGGTGACCGCCGGCAGCGCTGCTCCGGGGTGGGGGGTGAGGCGGTCCGGTAGTTCCAACAGGGTGACTGTTCCGGTGGACACCTTATGATAGCTTTCGATATCCGGTGTCGCCGAACCCAGCAGCAAGGCGGCGCCTGACTCAGTCGCCAGACGTTCAGCGACGGTGCGGGCATGATACAGGGGAGGAGTGTCCTGCTGTTTGTAGGCCCACTCGTGTTCTTCGTCCATTACGATAAGGCCTAGTTGACTCACGGGGGCGAACAGGGCGCTCCTGGGGCCGATTACGATGTCGAAGACCCCTTCGGCGATAGCCCGCCACTGGTCGAAACGTTCGCCCAGGGACAGTTTGCTGTGCAAGACCGCCACACGGCCGGGGAATCGGGCGGTGAAGCGTTCTATGATCTGGTGGGTGAGGGCGATCTCCGGCACCAAGACGATGATCTGTTTCCCTTCTTTCAAGGCATGGGCGGTGGCGTGAAGATAGACCTCCGTTTTACCAGAGCCGGTCACCCCGTGCAACAAAAACGCGGGCGTTTTGCCGGGCATTGCCGTATCGATGCCTCGGATGACAGCTTCGACGGCGGTGGTTTGGGCGGGGGTTAGGGTGGGGGGCAGCGGCAGTTCCATCGCGGCGGGCAGGCGTGGGGCGCGCCGGGATTCTTCTTTGACGGTTTCGATCAGGCCTTTCCGGGTCAAGGCAGCCAGCGCCTCGGAAATATCGCCGATCTCATCGCGCAGTGCGGCGGCGGTGTTGTTGCCGCGGGAGTTGATCAATTGAGACAAGATTGATGCCTGTTTAGGGGCTTTCGCCATCAGTTTCCCGGCGATTGCCTGCGCGGCATCGAAATCGATGATAAGGCGGACCACTGTTTCCAACCGGGGTTTGATCTTGAGTGGCTGAAGCCGGTAGCGCCGGTCGATTAGATTGTTATCGAGGAGGTGCCGCAGCGCATTGCGCGCCGCCGTTTTTCCGAAGCGTTTTTCCAGCGTTTTTTGTTCGACGGTATCGTCAAGCCTGATGTCTTCTATGATGGCGCACTCGGTCGGGGATAGGGCGACATCGCAAGGGAGTTCTGTGGTTTTGAAGATGGCTTCCGCCTTTCGTTCGAAACCGGGAGGCAGCCACAGCGCCAGCGAGGGGAATAACGGCGCCAGGTAATGGCGGCTGATAAACAGACCCGTCGCCATTTGCGCCGGGGTGAGACAGACGAGAGGATCGGTGACTCCGGCCAGGAGGCGCGTCTCGGCGAAGCGGGGGATATCGCCTACTTCCACCACAATGCCCTGGAGAGTCTTCGGCCCGAAGGGTACCAGCACAGCCTGACCCGGCCGGATATTCAACCCGGCCGGTATTTCGTAGCTGTAAGAGTTACGACCGGCGGCCGGTGAATTGACACTGACCTCGGCGTAGCGCAAGCGTTTTCTCGCTGCTTCTATTCGGTGGCTTTAGGTTCGCGCTGTTCCTTGATGCGGGCGGCCTTGCCGGACAATCCGCGCAGGTAGTATAGCTTGGCGCGGCGGACCCGGCCGCGGCGAACCACTTCGATCTTATCGACCAGCGGAGAGGCGAAGGGGAAAACGCGCTCTACGCCCACGCCGTAGGTGACACGGCGCACGGTGAAATTGCCGCCGTCTCCGCCGTTACGGGTACGCAGCACAACACCCTGGAACATCTGGATGCGTTCTTTTTCGCCTTCGACGATCCTGACATGTACTTTAACGGTATCACCCGGGTTTACCTCGGGGAAATCGGTTTTGACCGCCGCCGGTACCAACTCTGAAACTTTCATATGGGACTCCTTGTCATACCGCGCCGGGTCAACACCCGCCGGAAAAATCAGCAATGTTACAGACTGAATAGTAAATCACAAAAGGGCATTGAATAGCAAGTCGGGCTTAATCGGTGCCGCTTTCGCCGCTATCGAATTCGGCTTTTAGCTCGATCAACGTCTTCCGGTCGGTTTTCGACAATTCTGCTATATCCAATAACTCCGGTCGTATCGCCAGGGTGCGTTTCAATGATTCCCGCCGCCGCCAGCGGGCGATCTCGGCGTGGTTTCCGGAAAGCAGCACCGGGGGCACCGCCATGCCGCGGAATTCCGGCGGGCGGGTATAGTGGGGATATTCCAACAGTCCCTGGCTGTGGGACTCATCGACTTGGGATTCGCTCGAACCCAGGACGCCGGGCAGCAGGCGCGCCACGGTGTCGGTCAACACCATGGCGGGCAGTTCTCCGCCGGAAAGGACATAATCGCCGATGCTTATCTCATCGTCGATGATCGCCCGCAACCGCTCATCGATGCCCTCGTAATGCCCGGCGATGAGGATGAGGCGCGGCTTTTGCGCCAGTTCGGCGGCGATGGCTTGGGTGAACAATCGACCCGCGGGTGAGAGCAGGATGACTGGAGCCCTGGCATCGTCCAAAGCCTGCACGGTCTCGACGGCCTCGAACACCGGCTCCGGCTTCAAGACCATGCCAGCACCGCCGCCGTAGGGCGTGTCATCGACGACATGATGGCGATCATGGGTGTAATCCCGGATGTTGTGGAGCTGCATATCGAGCAGGCCGCGGTCGATAGCCCTCTTCAGGATACTGGAACCGAACGGTCCGGCGAACATCTCCGGGAACAGGGTCAATATATCGATGCGCATCGGCTGATTTTAACATAAACGCAACCCGGAAGGCGTCCCTGTTCAGTCCGGGATCCATCGACCAAGGGTATTGCTACCTGAATCGGGCGAAATCTGGAGTTTTGAAGAGCCTGGGTGAGAGGCTGAAATACTATTGACAGGATTTACTGGCTGTAACAATGTCGCAGACCGCCGCTGGGCGCGGTTAACCTGTCTTGACCTAACCCGTATTTGAGAGTATATTGAAAATGTGAGTACCGGTACTAGTACTCGCAAGGATCGAAATAACGAAAAAGGAGGATGAATGGTAGAAAGGCAAGCCGTTCTTGGGATTTGGCTCTTTCCTCAGGCACACTCCTCGCTCGGAGATGGAAAATCCTAGGTGATGTCCATAGCGGGGAGTCAGAACGAAGGTTCTTGAGCTTTCCATAGGCTGGGTTGAAATCCATCTGGTCGTATGATCAGGACGGGAAAGTAAAGAGCGAAGCAGCACTAGAGGACCAAAAAGGATCCCAGGTAACGAGAAAAGAATAAGGTTTACCAAGGTTTACACGGGCGGGTGCCGATAGCGGACTAGCTAGGCACCCGCCCTTATTTTTATATCATCGCCGACCCGGGTGCTGCACAGGGCCGCGGCACTGCCGCCTTTCAAGGCGATCTCCAGGTATCCCGCGGAACCGATGACAGCCATCAGGCCGCTGCCGTCCGCGTAAGCGTGTTTCAAGCCCTGTACCAAATGGCCGCCGAGATCGATGCGCAGGTTGGTCCCGGCTGGGAGGTCTTCGGGGCGAACGTCGGTGATGACGTTGCCGAAGTTGTCGATGTGCAGGACGTGGCCGGTCACCCCGCCGCCCGCGAGAACTTCCGGCTGGGGCAGCTTCAGCATGTTCAACCGGTTGACCGTTTCGCCGAAGGCGTTTATCTGAAACCCCTGGGACAGGAGCGCCGCCACAGGGGCCATGATGTCCCGGCCGTGGAAGGTGTCCGATACCGGCTGGCGGAAGAAACGGCTGTTGGTGACTTCCACGGCATGCGCCTCCGGGTTCAGTTTGACCTGGCGGAGGCCGCCGCTGGCTTCGACGAAATCGCCCGAGGCATACTCCTGGATCGCGTAGGAGAGCACACCGTTGTCCGGCCCCACAAAGGTCCCTGACGGCGTCCGGAGAATGACGATACGCCGGGTGGTGCCGACGCCGGGGTCCACCACCACCAGGTGAATGGCGGAACGGGGGAAGTAAGGATAGACGGTGGATAGGACGAAAGCCGCCTGAAACACATTTTGGGGCGGGATTTCATGGCTGATATCTACCAGCAGGGCCTCCGGGTTGGTGTCCAGGATGACGCCCTTCATGGCGGCGACATAGCCGCCGGCGACGCCGAAGTCCGTGGTCAGGGTGATGACGGAGTTCATTTCGCCCCCGTTCGACAATCGTTCGGGATACTAGATTATCAGCAGCACCCAGATGGACACCAGGACGAACATGATCACCAGTGCGATGGTCAACTGGAAGAGCGATTTCTCGATGCCGCGCTTGGTGCGGAAGACCGTGTCCGACTGGCCGAATATGCCGCCCAGGCCGCCGCCCCGCACCTGCAGCAGGGTCGAAAGGCCGAGGGTCACGGCGATGATGATCTGGGCGATAAGTAAAAAGGTGAGCATTGTTTTAACCTTCCTTGA encodes:
- a CDS encoding histone deacetylase: MSTGYVHHPAFLTHDAGPSHPESPDRLRAIMGRLGSGGIADRLTSVEARPATRLELLAVHDDTYLEELEKMAGQGGGWLDADTHVSPGSWKAALYAAGGSVAAVEAVMEGRVSHCMVLARPPGHHAFRNRGSGFCLLNNVAIAATAARRKYGLNRVAIIDFDVHHGNGTQAIFEGDHGAYYVSTHQYPHYPGTGGLGGVDSYQFPLSNQSERSTMNYKLSTPLNIPLPSACGDKEYLRVFDEIILPAVRRFNPGLILVSAGYDGHWADPLAGMNLPVSGFAAMVGRIKNLAEDLCGGRLVLCLEGGYHLEALAASVAATFQILLGDSQIDDPLDPPPDRLKASPDISTLIADLKNIHYL
- the priA gene encoding primosomal protein N', whose amino-acid sequence is MRYAEVSVNSPAAGRNSYSYEIPAGLNIRPGQAVLVPFGPKTLQGIVVEVGDIPRFAETRLLAGVTDPLVCLTPAQMATGLFISRHYLAPLFPSLALWLPPGFERKAEAIFKTTELPCDVALSPTECAIIEDIRLDDTVEQKTLEKRFGKTAARNALRHLLDNNLIDRRYRLQPLKIKPRLETVVRLIIDFDAAQAIAGKLMAKAPKQASILSQLINSRGNNTAAALRDEIGDISEALAALTRKGLIETVKEESRRAPRLPAAMELPLPPTLTPAQTTAVEAVIRGIDTAMPGKTPAFLLHGVTGSGKTEVYLHATAHALKEGKQIIVLVPEIALTHQIIERFTARFPGRVAVLHSKLSLGERFDQWRAIAEGVFDIVIGPRSALFAPVSQLGLIVMDEEHEWAYKQQDTPPLYHARTVAERLATESGAALLLGSATPDIESYHKVSTGTVTLLELPDRLTPHPGAALPAVTLIDLREELKSGNLSIFSRKLRAEITDALRNREQVILFYNRRGGATFIQCRDCGEVLKCRNCLLPLGYHPVEKRLVCHHCNAGYRVPEICPVCHSRRIKYLGLGTQKLEEETQREFPEARILRWDSDATRGKDAGYQIFDDFRAGRADILIGTQVVARGLDLPRVGLVGVINADTALNLPDFRAGERTFQLLAQVAGRAGRGEFPGRVVVQSYQPEHYAVIAAVKHDYPSFFQQEIKFRRTLGYPPFGELAVLTIQHVDEGTGRAVAATLKNKLTLERDARGLTGIDFLGPAPAFVPRRGGRYRWQVMVKGCGVSEFLSTAGLPAGIGIDVDPLGLD
- the rplS gene encoding 50S ribosomal protein L19: MKVSELVPAAVKTDFPEVNPGDTVKVHVRIVEGEKERIQMFQGVVLRTRNGGDGGNFTVRRVTYGVGVERVFPFASPLVDKIEVVRRGRVRRAKLYYLRGLSGKAARIKEQREPKATE
- the secF gene encoding protein translocase subunit SecF gives rise to the protein MPNIIGKRKLFLSLSGALIVLSLIFLGAFGLKSGIDFSSGSLLTVAFDSAPELSDLRSELSDLGYGTAIIQETGSEDFIIRLPSITDAQKNTLEDGLETAFGALTERSFESVDPIIASQTSRIALIAVGLASVGILLYLTYAFRRMPKPLHYGTGAVVAVLHDVVAVLGIYAVLAAAFGWEINLVFIIGILAVIGYSVNNTVVVFDRIRENALRGVAPTFEGVVNRSVAETLIRSINTSLTTIIVVLALMLFVGATIQNLAVVMLIGIIVGTYDSVFVAPAILVIWDNFDKKRIGAKS
- a CDS encoding cation diffusion facilitator family transporter → MVNTKTRAASLSVASNTLLIVLKVTVGLLTGAVSVLAEAIHSALDLVAAIIAFFGVRAADKPADREHPFGHGKWENVSGTVEAVLIFVAAIWIIYEAVKRILHGAEVELLGWGIAVMLVSVIANTLVSRHLFKIAKATDSVALEADAQHLRTDVMTSAGVLTGLALVQFTGLTVLDPIIAMAVALIIIKAAYDILKKSFGGIVDTGLPDGEEKLIADVLREHRAQLTGFHSLRTRKAGAQRFAELHLVMPRAASVEEAHRMCDHLEADLRERLPRLEITLHVEPCDEECDECEMECGERRDG
- the secD gene encoding protein translocase subunit SecD; protein product: MKKHLPGLITILVLLILSALVVLPMGDGILFGKPVQLGLDLQGGIHLVYEADLSGVADEDKDATIEGILGVINNRVNPLGVSEPNIARQGENRIVVELPGTELSDAQKQRIGSTALLVFGEIAGADEEATWVNELGRWKPATAEIDGVVKELNSSYFNENTFVTTGQFGGIELNFEWNGEGSAISEAVTTRLVGDRLGIFEGDTALIGDDGLPIAPTVNTVITDSGVITGLSTNEAQLLSRQLNAGRLPVPLEVIYENTVSPILGADFVDLSLLAGIIGIILVMIFMTVFYRLPGLMASVALLVYVVLVLAIYKLVPVTLTLAGIGGFILSIGMAVDANVLIFERMKEELRARRTVGAAIEAGFSRAWSAIWDANVTTLIVCAILVWVGGSVAAGAPVQGFALTLGVGVLASMFTAMFITRTFLRALIGSKAAKNLKLFTTETGDQNA
- a CDS encoding HD domain-containing protein, translating into MADTTPSFISVNDPGQRAVIAAIAAVIHTKGVKAFIAGGFIRDTLLKLPVCDLDVAVSGDTASLITDLADKLGSACFALDEGAGMFRITLPAGGAFSQVDIGDAWGTMEEDLARRDFTIDALACPLENFDIATGELPVIDPRGGMRDLEKRLIRAVSPDVFQKDPARLLRAVRLAAELRFTIEPATEVAITADAESVANVAGERTREELVRLLSLPSTGAVFEYLDRLSLLTRIFPELEPSRGVDQPKEHTWDVLGHQLKTVSSLDWVLRRGDWSYAMPEAKSIIPWDASTAAYFESPLNGGTTRLALTRLAALIHDIAKPETKVLAPNGRVRFYGHAGRGAVTAQEMLKRLRFSQKETKFVAAMVESHMRPNQMGPEAILPTPKAVYRYLRDTGEAAVATLYLSLADHLAARGPTLSLDNFREHVTIVNYVLAERGRQLEKSRTPRLLTGTDLQSRLGLRPGPEMGTILTAAGEAQATGEISTPEEAIEFARRLIERGANGS
- the trmD gene encoding tRNA (guanosine(37)-N1)-methyltransferase TrmD, producing the protein MRIDILTLFPEMFAGPFGSSILKRAIDRGLLDMQLHNIRDYTHDRHHVVDDTPYGGGAGMVLKPEPVFEAVETVQALDDARAPVILLSPAGRLFTQAIAAELAQKPRLILIAGHYEGIDERLRAIIDDEISIGDYVLSGGELPAMVLTDTVARLLPGVLGSSESQVDESHSQGLLEYPHYTRPPEFRGMAVPPVLLSGNHAEIARWRRRESLKRTLAIRPELLDIAELSKTDRKTLIELKAEFDSGESGTD